Proteins encoded in a region of the Hirundo rustica isolate bHirRus1 chromosome 10, bHirRus1.pri.v3, whole genome shotgun sequence genome:
- the P2RY13 gene encoding P2Y purinoceptor 13, which translates to MGDSANTSAVGNSSGAPSSAQCHRDTTVTHLLFPVLYTLVFLLGLVLNSLACWAFFHIPSTSTFIVYLKNILVSDFVMTLMLPLKILTDSGLGPWQLKAFVCRFSAVVFYDTMYISIVLLGLIAFDRFLKIVRPFGKFWVQNLTSAKILASLVWLFFLVLSLPNMILSNKTATPQSVRKCASLKSYLGLKWHEVVNYICQFIFWTVLILMLLFYVIIAKKVYESYTKTQKKGNGSEKRIKGKVFIIFTVFFLCFAPFHFSRVPYTLSQTSARMDCRLQNQLFVAKESTLWLAATNVCMDPLIYLFLCKPFVEKVLYSRVKALQRTVQTNPKTELDTRVSPTES; encoded by the coding sequence ATGGGAGACTCTGCAAACACGAGCGCTGTTGGCAACAGCAGCGGGGCACCCTCCTCTGCACAGTGCCACCGTGACACCACCGTCACCCACCTGCTCTTCCCGGTGCTCTACACGCTCGTCTTCCTGCTGGGGCTCGTGCTGAACAGCCTGGCTTGCTGGGCTTTCTTCCACATTCCAAGCACATCAACTTTCATTGTCTACTTGAAAAACATCTTAGTTTCTGATTTTGTAATGACCCTGATGCTTCCCCTGAAGATCCTGACGGACTCTGGCCTGGGACCGTGGCAGCTCAAAGCCTTTGTCTGTCGCTTCTCAGCCGTGGTATTCTACGACACCATGTACATCAGCATagtgctgctggggctcatCGCCTTCGACAGATTTCTAAAGATTGTGAGGCCTTTTGGGAAGTTCTGGGTGCAAAATCTGACCTCAGCAAAGATCCTGGCAAGTCTGGTCTGGCTCTTCTTCCTTGTTCTGTCCCTGCCCAACATGATCTTGTCCAACAAGACAGCGACGCCCCAGTCCGTGAGGAAGTGTGCCTCCCTGAAGAGTTACCTCGGGCTCAAATGGCATGAAGTCGTCAACTACATCTGTCAGTTCATCTTCTGGACTGTCCTCATCCTCATGTTGCTGTTTTATGTAATTATTGCCAAAAAAGTATACGAGTCCTAcacaaaaacacagaagaaaggcAACGGAAGCGAAAAACGGATCAAGGGGAAGGTGTTCATCATTTTTACCGTgttcttcctgtgctttgccCCCTTCCACTTCAGCAGGGTCCCCTACACCCTGAGCCAAACCAGTGCCCGCATGGACTGCCGCCTGCAGAACCAGCTCTTCGTGGCCAAGGAGAGCACGCTGTGGCTGGCGGCCACCAACGTCTGCATGGACCCCCTGATCTACCTGTTCCTGTGCAAGCCCTTCGTGGAGAAGGTGCTCTACAGCAGGGTAAAGGCTCTTCAGAGAACAGTCCAGACAAACCCAAAAACAGAACTGGACACACGGGTGTCTCCTACCGAGTCTTGA